One genomic window of Mus caroli chromosome 12, CAROLI_EIJ_v1.1, whole genome shotgun sequence includes the following:
- the Rps29 gene encoding 40S ribosomal protein S29 has product MGHQQLYWSHPRKFGQGSRSCRVCSNRHGLIRKYGLNMCRQCFRQYAKDIGFIKLD; this is encoded by the exons ATGGGTCACCAGCAGCTCTACTGGAGTCACCCACGGAAGTTCGGCCAGGGTTCCCGCTCTTG ccgCGTCTGCTCCAACCGCCACGGCCTGATCCGCAAATACGGGCTGAACATGTGCCGCCAGTGCTTCCGGCAGTACGCGAAGGACATAGGCTTCATTAAG ttggaCTAA